Part of the Lotus japonicus ecotype B-129 chromosome 6, LjGifu_v1.2 genome, aaataaagTGCAGGAAGAGAAATATGATGCCAAAATCAAACAATCCCGAATCATAGAAGACATGCATGAGCTTGCTCTACGTCCAGATCTCCATTCTTGATAAAGAATCAAGCAACCTGTCTCAATAATGACATTGAGAAAGCACAGGTTCTTAATTAGCCCACTCCATAGACCATAGATGGTATGAATCAAAATAGACCACACACATTGCCATTTTTTGTGGAAGGCCACATGGAGAATCTACATTTCATTGAACTGGAAGCCCAATACCTACCAAGTCAAAGGACAATATTAGTAAGCATTAAGATGTTGAGAATGAAAAATCACAACTAAAATATAGTTCTTGATGCTCAGAACAATACCTCATTATTCATATTGCTGATGAGATATTCGATTCCctacaataaaaaaacaaagcaTACACCAAATAAGTATGAGAGGTATAAGTAGAGTAAATATGTTAGGAAATGCATAGATGTTGCAACTTTTTTATGATTAAACATTAAATATCAATAGGAATATTCTTTTATAATTATCGAGAAGAAAAAGCACACCTTCTTTTCCGAACTTCAAGCGATGAATTAAGAGGTTGTCATCAAGGTCGTAATCATGAACTTGTACACGGGGCACATACTCAATGATTTGGCCTTGTTGGCAATCCTCAATTGTAGTTGAACAAAACAACATATCGAGGCGTCTAAGATTCTTCAAGTGTTGGAAGTCTCTTGGTACCTTGTTGAGCATGGGGAAGCCGCGTAAGGTAAGAGTTTCCAGAGAAGGCAGTGCTCCTTTATCAATATGGAAGAATTCTAACTCAGAAAAAAATTCAAGTTGTAGATGCTTTAGATTTGGAAACCCCCCATCATGAACATGCAAAGTATCACCATCATACGAGTCTGAGATACTGAGGAACAACAAGTTTGGCATGTTTTGTAGTGATTTGAATGTATCAACAGTTAAGGACGAGTTCACCATGGTCAACTTAACAAGATTTTGAAGCACTGTAGTCCACTCTGGAAAGTTATGTAACATCCCCTGAAGTTGAAGCACTCGAAGCATTGGCATGGATGTAGAATTCAAATCAATGGATTCACCAAATCTGATGGAAATATATAGTTTCTCCAAGTGTTGCATTTTATTGAATAAGGAACATAGAGCTCCTTCATGTTCTTCCCTAGCCTCGTACAACCCCAACACTCTTAACTGCCTTAGCTTTTCTAGCTCAATAATTAGCTCCAGTGCTTCATCATCAGATAAGCTCACACCACGTAGCGTTTGGAGGGATGTCATACCTCCAACACTATCCTTCAATGCAGTAAAACTGACACCAAGTGTATACAGAAAATGTCTTAGCTTTCTAAGCTTACCTATCTCTTTTGGTAGCACTTCCACATATGTTCCCCTTAGATCCAAGGTCTCTAGGTTCTCAAGTTTACCAATGGATTCTGGAAGACTTTTTATGCCTGTATTCCTGAAGCTCAAATACCTCAAATGGATTAGAGTCCCCAAATTCTCAGGAGCACCACAATAAAATCCAACATCTTCAAAGTCAAGTACCTTCAATAGCTTGTATTTTGTAGGGATTATCCCCATAGGAAAAGCTTCCTCTATAAAAAAAAGCAGTGAACGGATGTACGAGCTTTCAGTACTTACCATAAAGTCATTGAAACTGGTTTCTATTGATAGGCGTCGACTTTTCACACTCAAGGCTGACTTATCATCTTCAGGAATAAATTGGCAGAAACTTAAATCCTCAAACTTTTTAAGGATCATGTCACGTAATAGGTCATGAACACGACAACCTTTAACTCTGCCAGCACCTGTGAATGAAGATACTTGCACCAAGTTTCTATGGATTAATTGTGATAAATATCCTTCAGCTACTTTCTCCAAAGATTCCCCCTTTTCCCCtttgacaaa contains:
- the LOC130726513 gene encoding disease resistance protein RPM1-like; the protein is MCDLALSFARHILLPMADLANLIKGLPEEVQKMKDELEKIQTFIYETDRMSATEVDKESVKQLVERAFRLEDTIDEYMICEQWQPAHDLPFAALPSEAASFIKTMSLRVQMACKIKFFKWLQRSEKDDGLQVSSSSEQGPSTGHQDDAVRRFKDAALLLNEVDVVGFESPKKTLIDWLVNGREERTVISVVGMGGQGKTTVSKQVFNDKKATGPYRAWVTVSQSYTVDGILRDMLQAFYKEQRQSPPSAISTMDRVSLITEARNYLQEKRYIVFFDDVWNTHFWDDVEHALIDNKLGSRVFITTRDGDVINFCKKSSFIEVLELQPLTKKKSLKLFCKKAFFDLNENCPPNLVKICSEIVNKCNGLPLAIVAMGGVLAAKKRDVFVWEDFSKYLSSELEKDPSLNGIRKILGISYDDLPPSLKPCLLYFGMYPEDYEVRSKRVIRKWIAEGFVKGEKGESLEKVAEGYLSQLIHRNLVQVSSFTGAGRVKGCRVHDLLRDMILKKFEDLSFCQFIPEDDKSALSVKSRRLSIETSFNDFMVSTESSYIRSLLFFIEEAFPMGIIPTKYKLLKVLDFEDVGFYCGAPENLGTLIHLRYLSFRNTGIKSLPESIGKLENLETLDLRGTYVEVLPKEIGKLRKLRHFLYTLGVSFTALKDSVGGMTSLQTLRGVSLSDDEALELIIELEKLRQLRVLGLYEAREEHEGALCSLFNKMQHLEKLYISIRFGESIDLNSTSMPMLRVLQLQGMLHNFPEWTTVLQNLVKLTMVNSSLTVDTFKSLQNMPNLLFLSISDSYDGDTLHVHDGGFPNLKHLQLEFFSELEFFHIDKGALPSLETLTLRGFPMLNKVPRDFQHLKNLRRLDMLFCSTTIEDCQQGQIIEYVPRVQVHDYDLDDNLLIHRLKFGKEGNRISHQQYE